From the Penaeus vannamei isolate JL-2024 chromosome 20, ASM4276789v1, whole genome shotgun sequence genome, the window tatacatatacatatacatatacatatacatatacattacatatacatatacatatacatatacatatacatatacatatacatatacatatacatatacatatacatatacatatacatatacatatacatatacatatacatatacatatacatatatatatatatatatatatatatatatatatatatatatatatatttatatataaatatatatatatatatatatatatatatatatatatatatatatataatatgtatatatatatatatatatatatatatatatatatatataatatgtatatatatatatatatatatatatatatatatatatatatatatatatatatatatatatattaatgatagaattaatagtagtaatgatcaagataataataactataacaatgacaaGAAGCACTCAATGAGTGCATatctctgccaaggcaatagggtcactgatgcaataaaaatattcacacttgaagaattacattaaaatcacctctttttcaAGGACAATGGTGATGTACGTGTTTCCCTATTTCACAatactaatgaatccttaaaaaaattcctgaatccggatcactaccaaaattgaaaggcatctaagttaggctaagacactctaatggtaaaaatttcataaaagtctgttcataactttgtaagttatcctgccaaccaaccaacaaattaactaaataactaaatatccaaccaactctaccaaaaacataatctccttagcggaggtaataagAGAGCTGAAAAAtatgttctttcttttatgtacATAACCTTTTAGATCACTTTCTGTAATGTTtatttagttttctcttggagCCACTTGTCAGCTTGGAAGCAATTGGCATGTAAGTCATTGCATATTGACATTTCTCTCACAGTTCATATATTATGCAAGTTGAAGGAAAACTTAATTGTTGGTGGGACAATAAGTGATCATATGACTAAATTACCAAAACAAAATTTACATTACATGTGTGTAAGAGAGTTGGTGTGTTTTTAAATTTAACATTCTTTAGTTGTATCTTACTAGAAATATCCATTGAATGTTCATATTGTCCGTAGTTTTTGGATATAAAGCTGTGTTCTGTATGCTAAGGATAATGCACAGACTACAGAAGTTGTTATATTTTATTCACATTTACAGATTTTActtacagatatgtatgtgtgtatatgtatagatagattcaatagatatatatatatatatatatatatatatatatatatatatatatatagatagatagatagatagatagatagatagatagatagatagatagatagatagatagatagatagatagatagatagatagatagatatatgtatagatagattcaaatagatacatagatttccttcatgtatatatactaatttgtTCAGCtactcacacatgcatgcatgtatacttgCACATGCCCACTCACACTCAACACCCTCAACACCCCGTGCACATTATACCCATATCCACACCCAAACCCAAAACCgcctacacactcatacacacacacacaaacacttacacctacttactcttacacacacacacacacacacacacacacacacacacacacacacacacacacgcacacacgcacgcacgcacgcacgcacgctcgctcgctcgctcactcactcactcactcactcgctcgctcgctcgctcactcactcactcactcactcactcactcactcactcactcactcactcactcactcactcactcactcactcactcactcactcactcactcactcactcactcactcactcactcactcactcactcactcactcactcactcactcactcactcactcactcacacagtctAGCACACTCACAGATCCAAACACAAATACCTGAACTCCCATCACATATATACTACCTATTAACTATAGTAATACAATCTAAAGATATGTGATTATGCCTTCATTTTATGTCAAACAATATGGGAATAACTTCATTTTGAAacattttttatttgataataCATGAGACTCccctatatgattatataatcttatatatcaaACTGATAATATGTATTACTGGGAAGTTGATGGctgatatatttcttctttcacaAAGAAATAATGAAGTTGCTTTTCACTAGAAAAACTGACAAAACATTTGGCCTGAGAAGCCATTCAGAGGTTGGTGTTTACAGCCACAACAATTTCATTGGGGTCTGGGATCCTAATGAGTGGGGCTTCACAGAGGTAATGCATGAACTGCGTGCATAGGTCATGGTTCCAGCGGTAGTTGATGACTGGAGACAGGAAGAGGCAGTGCCATCGGGATGACCTGGGGAACTGTGGGGTCAGGAATCCCGAGTAGGACATGTCAGAAGCTGAGGAGCCCCATGTCCACTGACGGCGAGACCAGTTGTAGATGCCACCAACCCATCTGTTTAGGGGTGCTGGGAGCAAGAAAGGAAAACATTGAAGTATTTTGAAGCATACCTGTATAGTATTTCATTTGAATATTATAGTGTATGTATTTTTAGGTTTTGCAAGCATAATAGAAATGAGTGTTTACAGAGAATCAAACTTACCAAACTGTGGTTTGTTCATGTAGTTCCTTAGGGTTTGGTCCTCCCACAGAGTCTCAAGGGCAGCAAGCTGGCTGTTGAGA encodes:
- the LOC113803845 gene encoding lithostathine-1-beta; the encoded protein is MNGSSGYLLILVLFVASAGKCQSQDAYQPQYHCPPNFIRLGNSCYYFSTDMNSWHSAHFACRALNSQLAALETLWEDQTLRNYMNKPQFAPLNRWVGGIYNWSRRQWTWGSSASDMSYSGFLTPQFPRSSRWHCLFLSPVINYRWNHDLCTQFMHYLCEAPLIRIPDPNEIVVAVNTNL